A stretch of DNA from Roseovarius faecimaris:
TGAGCACGATACCGGTCACACCGCCCACCGTGAACAGGAACAGGAAGCCGAACGCCCAGAGCATCGGCGTCTTGAACTCGATCGAGCCGCCCCACATCGTGGCGATCCAGCTGAACACTTTCACGCCCGTCGGCACCGCGATGACCATGGTGGCGAGCATGAAATAGCTCTGCTGCGTCAGGCTCATCCCCACGGTGTACATGTGGTGCGCCCAGACGACAAAGCCCAGGGCCCCGATTGCGATCAGTGCCCAGACCATCGGCAGGTAGCCGAAGACCGGCTTGCGCGCGAAGGTGGCGATCACGTGGCTGATGATCCCGAAGCCGGGTAGGATGATGATATACACCTCCGGGTGGCCGAAGAACCACAGGATATGCTGGTACAGCACCGGGTCGCCGCCGCCTGCGGGATCAAAGAAGGTCGTCCCGAAGTTGCGGTCGGTCAGCAGCATGGTGATGGCCCCCGCAAGAACCGGCAGGCTGAGCAGGATCAGCCAGGCGGTGACGAAGATCGACCACGAGAACAGCGGCACTTTGAACAGCGTCATGCCGGGCGCGCGCATGTTCAGGAAGGTGGTGATCATGTTGATCGCCCCAAGGATCGAGGAGGCACCCGAGACGTGTACCGCAAAGATCGCAAGGTCCATCGACATACCAGCCTCGGTCGTCGAGAGCGGCGGGTAAAGCACCCAGCCCACGCCCGAGCCAAGCTGACCATTGCCGCCCGGAGCCAGGAGCGAGGCCACCCCCAGCGATGTCCCGGTCACATAGAGCCAGAAGCTGAGGTTGTTCATCCGCGGGAAGGCCATATCGGGCGCGCCGATCTGCAACGGCATGAAATAGTTGCCAAAACCGCCGAAGAGCGCCGGAATAACAACGAAGAACATCATCAGCACGCCATGATAAGTGATCATGACATTCCAAAGATGCCCGTTCGGGGTACATTCGCCTGCGGCGGCCGCGGTGAACCGCGCGCCTTCCAGACACATGTATTGAACGCCGGGCTCCATAAGCTCCATGCGCATGTAAACGGTGAACAGAACCGAAATCAGACCGACAACCGCCGACACCACAAGATACAGGATACCGATATCCTTGTGGTTGGTGGACATGAACCAGCGGGTGAAGAACCCGCGTTCGTCATGATGGTCGTGGCCGTGAATGGCTGCGTCTGCCATTATCTTGCCTCCTGCTGGTATTTTTCGAGCCAACACCCCACCATAGGGGCCGCCCAGAATCCATTCCGGTTTTAGAATGCTTGTCCAAGAGGGGCAATGTCAGAGTTTGATCTGCGTCAAATAAATTTGTCGCACCCAAGAAAAGGGCCCCGGCAGTGTCTGCCGAGGCCCGAACTTTGAAAATATTATTATTTTTCAGCGCGTTGTCACTCGGCTGCGGGCGCGACAGACGCCAGGTAGGCCGCGACGTCCTCGCCACCCTTCTTAAGTTTGAAGGTCATTTTCGACTTTGCGGCATAGCCTTTGTCACCCAGCCAGGCTTTCGGGTCGGCCACGTAGACAGCGAGTTCTTCCTCGGTCCAGGTGAACTCCGCCGCCATCGCCTCTTGCAGGCCGTCGCCATATTTGAAACCGTCCTGCGAGCCGGCGACACGGCCGATCACACCATAGAGGTTGGGGCCGGTCTTGCCGCCCTTAACGATCTCTTCGCCATCATCGGAGACGATCATGTGGCAGGCCTTGCACTTCTTGAACGCCTTTTCGCCTTCCTCGGCGTCACCTGCGGCAAAAGCGGGCACAGCGAGGGCCAGAAGGGCGGCGGATGTTGTCAGCAGAGTTTTCATTGGAACCTCTTTCCTTGCATGAAAAGCATTTCGATTGCCCTTAGAATACTAGAGCGTTTGCGAAGAACAACAGGGGAAATCCGCAGTTTAATTGTCGCAGTTGGCCAAATGTGACCCGGCGTGCTTGTCAAAAATCAAGTCGAAGCTGCGGCGCAGGGCCACATCAAGGTCATCCATGGTGACAGGCAGGCCAAGATCGACCAGCGAGGTCACGCCATGCTCGGCGATTCCACATGGCACGATTCCGCCGAAATGGCTCAGATCAGGCTCCACATTGATGGAGATGCCGTGAAAGCTCACCCATTTGCGCAGGCGAATCCCGATTGCCGCGATCTTGTCTTCGGGTTTCTGTCCGGCCGCGGTGAGCGGCTTGTCATCGCGCACAACCCAGACCCCGACGCGGCCGGGCCTGATCTCGCCGCGGATATTGAAGCTGTCGAGCGTGGCGATCACCCATTGTTCAAGCTGACGTACGAAACACCGCACATCACGACCGCGCGCGCCGACATCGAGCATCACATAGATCACCCGCTGACCGGGGCCGTGATAGGTATATTGCCCGCCGCGTTTGCTCTCATAGACGGGAAAACGGTCCGGGTCGGTCAGATCCGCAGGTTTGGCAGAGGTTCCGGCGGTGTAGAGCGGCGGGTGTTCCAGCAGCCAGATACACTCCTCGGCCTCGCCCGCAGCGATGGCATTGGCGCGCGCCTCCATGAAGGAAACCGCCTCTTCATAGCCGGTCAGGCCGGGGGTGGAAATCCAGTCTACCATGGGCATGGGTGATAGCCCTGATGAGGCATAATGAAAAGCGGGCAATGAGGGGCAAATTGCCTCTTCACAAGCCTGGGTGGGTCGTCTATACGCGCTTCCGTTACCAGATCACGTGCGGTCGTGGCGGAATTGGTAGACGCGCAGCGTTGAGGTCGCTGTTCCTTAACCGGAGTGGAAGTTCGAGTCTTCTCGACCGCACCATTATCTTCCTTATGAACTTCAGGCGCCTGATCCCCTGCGGGATAGGCCGTGTTTTATTTGCCGGTTTGCCGAGAGTGTGCCAAGCTTCGCGGGTCCTGTGGGCTTTTCAGCGAAGGTGCCGTATGCAACCGGAAGACATCATCAACCTTGACGCCTATCCTATCGCCGATCGGAATGCGCCGGAACGCAAGGCGCTGATCCAGCGCCTGCGGGCGGAACTCGCGGACAAGCAATATGTCTCGTTGCCCGACTTCATTCGCCCAGAAGCGCGCGCGCAGGCTGTCGCTGACGCGATGGAGGCGTTGCCGCGCGCCCATCCGAACTGTGCCGATCGCAGTTGCTATCTGCACCGCCAGGGTGACGCATCGCTGCCGCCCGATCACCCGCGCAATATCATGCTCAAGTCCAGCACCCGGATGCTGGCCTATGACCGGTTCTCTGATGAAAGCCCGGTCAAGACGCTTTATCACTGGGCCCCCGTGCGCGAGATGGTGACCGAGGTCGTGGGCGCGCAGGCACTCTATGACAGCGCGGACCCGTGCCAGCCGGTCAACCTGCTCTGTTATGAGCCGGGGGATCAGTCGGCCTGGCATTTCGATTCCGACAACGCCTTCACGATGACCCTGATGCTTCAGGCGGCCGATCGGGGCGGCGAGTTTGAAATGGTGCCCAATACCCGCAGCGACGATGATCAGAATTATGATTATGTGGCGCAGGTCGTCACGGGCGCGCGCCCGCAAGACACGGTGGCGGTCGCGCGTGAGGTGGGGTCGCTCTGTATCTTCCGGGGGTGCAATTCGGTCCACCGTGTTTCGCCCGTCGAGGGCGAGACGACGCGCATCATGGCGGTCTTTGTCTATGAAGATGCCCCTGGTGTGGTGGGGGATCCAAAGGTGAACGAGACGATTTACGGGCGCGTGTGATCAGCGCGATCAAGCCAGCGGAGGATCAGATCGGCGACCTCCTCGGGGCGTTCTTCATGAAGCAGGTGCCCAGTGCCGTGCATCACATGGCAATCGGCATGGGGCAGGCGCTGTGCGGCATTCTCCGAGACCGAGGGGGCGACCGCGCGGTCCCGGTCGCCCGCGATCAGAAGCGTGCGTGTCTTGATCTGCGGCAGGCGGTCGATCAATCCGTCGATTTCCCATTGCGCCATCATCTGTAGAGCGCCGTCCACATGGGCCCGGTCGGCAATGAGCCGTGCGTAATAGCCCAGACCGTCTTCGCTGAGCGTTGAGCCGGTTCCTTCGATCAGGCGCCGAGCGCGCGCAGCGCTGTTGCGCCCGGCGGTGAACATCAGCGAGGTCAGCGGATTGAGCGCCAAGAGCTTCGCCAGAAGAGGAAAGAGCCAGCCGGCAATGCCTTCGAAGCGGCTGAGCGCCGCGTTGATTCCGATCACCTCCGGGGCCGCCCGGCCTGAGGGGTCGTGACGGGCTGACAGCTCCAGGGCAATGGCCGCCCCTGCGGAATGTCCGATAATCCCCGAGGGGTGCCACCCCTGATCACGGCAAAGCGCCTCGATATCGGCGGTCATTGCCTGAAGCCCGCAGCGGTTGCGCGCCGTGCTCTGGCTGAAGCCCTGGCCGGGCAGGTCAAGCGCCACCAGATGAAAGCGCCCGGCCAGCAGCGGGATCAGATCGCGCCAGCTATGGGTTGAGGCCCCCGCACCATGCAGCAGAAGAAGCGTGGGACCGGTGCCGGTTTCCTGAACATGCCAGCGATGTGTCCCCAGCGTGACCCGCCGCGACAGATCGTGATGCGGCCAGGTGGGAAGATCGCGGGCCCAATCCACGGCCTCACCCGCTCAGGCTCGTGTCCACCGCCGCGCTGATCTTGCGGGCGTCGGCACGGGGCAATGCGAGATAGCGTGCATTCAGGGCCGCGGCGAGTTCGGCAGCTTGCGGCGCGGGGCGGTTGGCGATGTCGATCAGCACGGCGTCGAGCCCTTCGGCCCCAAGGTTGCGGGCCATCTGGATCGCATCCTCCTGGGCTGTCGCCCGCCCGGGCTGACCATCCAGCGCCACGTTGGCGCGCCCGTCGGTCAGCAGGGCAAGCATGGGGGTGAGCCCGCGCCGCCGCGCCTGAAGCATCAGGTTTGCCGCGCTGAGCAGGCCCGAGGCGAGCGGTGTGCCGCCACCGCCGGGCAGGGCCGACAGGCGGCGCTTGCCCTGGACGAGCGAGCGTGTCGGCGGCAGAAGGACCTCGGCGCCGGTGCCGCGAAAGGCGATGAGCGCCACCTGATCGCGCTTGGCATAGGCCTGCGCCAGCAAAAGCTCGACCGCCCCCTTGGCTTCGGCAAGACGGGCCATGGCCGAGGATCCCGACGCATCGACGGCAAAGACGAGTAAGCGGTCGGAGGCAAGCTCGAACCGGCGAATATGAATGTCGGAGGGGTGCAGGATAATGCGGCGGCCTGTCGGGTCGGAGAGGCGGCGCATCTTTTGCCATGGGGCTGCGGCGCGCAGGGTGGCCACGGGATCGATCCGGTTGCGGCCATCGGGCTTTCCCGGCCGGGCGGGCAGGGGGCGGCCACGCCGGTTGCCGATCCGCCGTGCCCCCGCCCCGGCGCCGCTGGCACCGCGGTGCCGCACTGTGCGCGCTATCCCGTCCAGCAGACCGGCGGGAAGCAGAGCCGCGATGGCGCTGACAAGTATCTCATCCGGCAAGGCCTCCAAGAGGTTTGCATCCGGGTCGGTCTCGCCTTGGTCAGGCGCGGGCGGCTCGGGAGATGCCTGCTCCTCGGGCTCCTGTGGCAGCATCGTGGCCCGGCTTGGATAAACCAGTTCGGCTGCTTCGCGCAGATGGTCATCCTGCACCTGCGGGTCCCGGTCGAGCGCGGCCAGAACGCGCGCAGTTCTGAGCGCGAGGATCGGCGCGCGCAGGCTGTCGATGCCGAAACGGGCGGCGACGCTGACGAGAGTGGCCATGTCGGTCTCGCCCACGGAGATACCCGGCAGCGCGGCCCGCGCGTGATCCAGATCTGCCGGGGCGGGCAGAAGAAGCCGCGCCTCGGCGGCAGTGATGCCGTCCAGATCGGCCGCGAAGGCGAGCCGATCGGTCAGCGCCCCGGGCGGGGTGTCATCCGGCTCAACACCTTCGTCCAGCAGAAAGAGCTGATGCCCGAGCCCCCTGTCGAGCAGTTGAGCGAGCCGCGCCGCCAAGGAGGGCGTCAGGCGCTCGGCCATGGGCATCACAAGTGCTGCGGGGACGGCACTGAGCCCTGCATCCATCACCGGGCGCCCTTCGGCAAGCGTGGCGGCGATGTTGAGCCCGCCGAAAAGTTGGGTGTCGGAGATACCGGGAGGGACCCGGTGCTGCGGGCCCGGCAGGCGGGCAAGCGCGGCCTCGAACGCGGCGCGCGCGGGGCCGACACGGGCACGCAGGACCATACCGCCGAGCCCGGCGGGATCCACCGCCAAAGCAGCGAGCATACGGGCGGCACGCGCCATGGAAGGCGCGGGGCCTGTCATCCCAGAACGTCCGCCACCGTGCGTTCCACCCGCGTGGCAGACCCGGCCTCGTCAAGCGGGTCGCGGCGCAGGCGGTGGCTGAGTGCCATGGGCGCGATGCGGCGCAGGTGATCGCGGCTGACCTGTCGCGCCCCGTCATAGGCGGCAAGCGCCCGGGCAGCGCGCATC
This window harbors:
- the ctaD gene encoding cytochrome c oxidase subunit I, with product MADAAIHGHDHHDERGFFTRWFMSTNHKDIGILYLVVSAVVGLISVLFTVYMRMELMEPGVQYMCLEGARFTAAAAGECTPNGHLWNVMITYHGVLMMFFVVIPALFGGFGNYFMPLQIGAPDMAFPRMNNLSFWLYVTGTSLGVASLLAPGGNGQLGSGVGWVLYPPLSTTEAGMSMDLAIFAVHVSGASSILGAINMITTFLNMRAPGMTLFKVPLFSWSIFVTAWLILLSLPVLAGAITMLLTDRNFGTTFFDPAGGGDPVLYQHILWFFGHPEVYIIILPGFGIISHVIATFARKPVFGYLPMVWALIAIGALGFVVWAHHMYTVGMSLTQQSYFMLATMVIAVPTGVKVFSWIATMWGGSIEFKTPMLWAFGFLFLFTVGGVTGIVLSQAGIDRAYHDTYYVVAHFHYVMSLGAVFAIFAGIYFYLPKMSGRMYPEWAGKLHFWAMFIGANLTFFPQHFLGRQGMPRRYIDYPEAFAPWNWWSSVGAFISFASFVFFFGVILYTLYRGAKVTENNPWNEYADTLEWTLPSPPPEHTFEQLPKQEDWDKQHAH
- a CDS encoding c-type cytochrome; translation: MKTLLTTSAALLALAVPAFAAGDAEEGEKAFKKCKACHMIVSDDGEEIVKGGKTGPNLYGVIGRVAGSQDGFKYGDGLQEAMAAEFTWTEEELAVYVADPKAWLGDKGYAAKSKMTFKLKKGGEDVAAYLASVAPAAE
- the lipB gene encoding lipoyl(octanoyl) transferase LipB, coding for MVDWISTPGLTGYEEAVSFMEARANAIAAGEAEECIWLLEHPPLYTAGTSAKPADLTDPDRFPVYESKRGGQYTYHGPGQRVIYVMLDVGARGRDVRCFVRQLEQWVIATLDSFNIRGEIRPGRVGVWVVRDDKPLTAAGQKPEDKIAAIGIRLRKWVSFHGISINVEPDLSHFGGIVPCGIAEHGVTSLVDLGLPVTMDDLDVALRRSFDLIFDKHAGSHLANCDN
- a CDS encoding HalD/BesD family halogenase, with the translated sequence MQPEDIINLDAYPIADRNAPERKALIQRLRAELADKQYVSLPDFIRPEARAQAVADAMEALPRAHPNCADRSCYLHRQGDASLPPDHPRNIMLKSSTRMLAYDRFSDESPVKTLYHWAPVREMVTEVVGAQALYDSADPCQPVNLLCYEPGDQSAWHFDSDNAFTMTLMLQAADRGGEFEMVPNTRSDDDQNYDYVAQVVTGARPQDTVAVAREVGSLCIFRGCNSVHRVSPVEGETTRIMAVFVYEDAPGVVGDPKVNETIYGRV
- the bchO gene encoding alpha/beta fold hydrolase BchO gives rise to the protein MDWARDLPTWPHHDLSRRVTLGTHRWHVQETGTGPTLLLLHGAGASTHSWRDLIPLLAGRFHLVALDLPGQGFSQSTARNRCGLQAMTADIEALCRDQGWHPSGIIGHSAGAAIALELSARHDPSGRAAPEVIGINAALSRFEGIAGWLFPLLAKLLALNPLTSLMFTAGRNSAARARRLIEGTGSTLSEDGLGYYARLIADRAHVDGALQMMAQWEIDGLIDRLPQIKTRTLLIAGDRDRAVAPSVSENAAQRLPHADCHVMHGTGHLLHEERPEEVADLILRWLDRADHTRP
- a CDS encoding magnesium chelatase subunit D — its product is MTGPAPSMARAARMLAALAVDPAGLGGMVLRARVGPARAAFEAALARLPGPQHRVPPGISDTQLFGGLNIAATLAEGRPVMDAGLSAVPAALVMPMAERLTPSLAARLAQLLDRGLGHQLFLLDEGVEPDDTPPGALTDRLAFAADLDGITAAEARLLLPAPADLDHARAALPGISVGETDMATLVSVAARFGIDSLRAPILALRTARVLAALDRDPQVQDDHLREAAELVYPSRATMLPQEPEEQASPEPPAPDQGETDPDANLLEALPDEILVSAIAALLPAGLLDGIARTVRHRGASGAGAGARRIGNRRGRPLPARPGKPDGRNRIDPVATLRAAAPWQKMRRLSDPTGRRIILHPSDIHIRRFELASDRLLVFAVDASGSSAMARLAEAKGAVELLLAQAYAKRDQVALIAFRGTGAEVLLPPTRSLVQGKRRLSALPGGGGTPLASGLLSAANLMLQARRRGLTPMLALLTDGRANVALDGQPGRATAQEDAIQMARNLGAEGLDAVLIDIANRPAPQAAELAAALNARYLALPRADARKISAAVDTSLSG